A single window of Haladaptatus paucihalophilus DX253 DNA harbors:
- a CDS encoding 2Fe-2S iron-sulfur cluster-binding protein — MILAAARCEGVWLPADCQQGWCTTCAGRVVDGEVAHPHAAATTTKTVRLASHYSARRDPGRTSPSRSMADRMIDITDRHDVSCPSELLNAIHC, encoded by the coding sequence ATGATCCTCGCGGCCGCGCGCTGCGAGGGTGTCTGGCTACCGGCCGACTGTCAGCAGGGGTGGTGTACGACCTGCGCAGGTCGTGTCGTCGACGGGGAAGTCGCCCATCCACACGCCGCCGCTACCACGACGAAGACCGTGAGGCTGGCTTCGCACTACTCTGCACGGCGAGACCCCGGTCGGACGTCACCGTCTCGTTCGATGGCTGATCGAATGATAGACATTACAGATCGTCACGACGTGTCCTGTCCGTCTGAACTACTCAATGCTATCCACTGTTGA
- a CDS encoding sulfite exporter TauE/SafE family protein, with product MSLLLILAFVGFGLMIGTLFGFFGMGGSFLVTPALLVIGYPAEVAVGSGLAFVFGTSVIGAIKHRDHGHVDYKLAAIMTVAMTIGIEAGKYVVLFLKATGQADLIISIAYVGLLAIVGLFTLRDARSTDDESSVDLSETVQGIELPPIVTLRGDIQVSGVIIFAVGLAVGVLSGFLGVGGGFLLMPAMMYGLGVPAAVAVGTDILQITISGAYGAFSYAQADAVALPVVGAMLIGSALGARIGAGATDLVDEDDIKGYFAAMLLAGSLAVSAKQLGTAYGIEALNTVSIVLIFGAALLVSSAVVLAAICRLRGDATGTWCRLTTS from the coding sequence ATGAGCCTCCTGTTGATTCTCGCGTTCGTCGGCTTCGGCCTGATGATCGGGACGCTCTTCGGCTTCTTCGGTATGGGTGGATCGTTCCTTGTTACGCCGGCGCTGTTGGTCATTGGCTACCCGGCCGAGGTCGCCGTCGGAAGCGGCCTTGCGTTCGTCTTCGGGACGAGCGTCATCGGTGCGATCAAACATCGCGACCACGGGCACGTTGATTACAAACTCGCGGCCATCATGACTGTCGCCATGACGATCGGCATCGAGGCTGGGAAGTACGTGGTTCTCTTCCTCAAAGCGACGGGCCAGGCGGATCTGATCATCAGTATCGCGTACGTCGGTCTACTGGCCATCGTCGGTCTGTTCACCCTCCGGGACGCTCGTTCGACGGATGACGAATCCAGCGTCGATCTGTCCGAAACGGTACAGGGAATCGAGCTTCCACCGATAGTCACCTTACGCGGTGACATCCAGGTGTCAGGTGTCATCATCTTCGCCGTAGGGCTGGCTGTCGGTGTCCTCTCCGGATTCCTCGGTGTCGGAGGCGGCTTCTTGTTGATGCCCGCCATGATGTATGGCCTCGGTGTTCCAGCTGCAGTCGCCGTCGGAACGGATATCCTACAGATCACCATCTCAGGAGCGTACGGTGCGTTCTCGTATGCACAGGCCGACGCCGTCGCACTTCCCGTCGTCGGTGCGATGCTGATCGGGAGCGCCCTCGGTGCTCGCATCGGTGCCGGCGCGACGGATCTCGTCGACGAAGATGACATCAAGGGCTACTTCGCCGCGATGTTGCTCGCGGGGAGCCTCGCTGTCAGTGCGAAGCAACTCGGCACCGCGTACGGAATTGAGGCGCTGAACACCGTGAGTATCGTGCTCATCTTCGGTGCAGCGCTACTCGTGAGCAGTGCTGTCGTCCTCGCCGCGATCTGTCGGCTCCGAGGGGATGCTACCGGAACGTGGTGCCGGCTGACCACATCGTAG
- a CDS encoding transcription initiation factor IIB, which yields MTNTVLNTEIDRSSTGEQTAESQSLTTCPECQGRIVRDDEHGETRCEDCGLICEDRALDHGPEWRSFDTEEQDEKSRVGAPTTQLMHDKGLSTTIGWQNTDASGRAVPTEKRARLERLRTWDERFRTKDAQERNLKQALGEIQRMGSALGLPEPVRETAGVLYRRAVESDLLPGRSIEGMATASLYAAARQQHFPRPLTTFADVSRVEKIRIQRAYRYLSRELGLQIEPEDPSTYIPQFASTLEISDEAERTARELLDVAKNTGTHSGKSPAGLAAAALYAATHLTNEQLTQATVSNAADVSMVTIRNRYQELLEVYAEQL from the coding sequence ATGACGAACACAGTACTCAACACCGAAATCGATCGCAGTAGTACCGGTGAGCAGACTGCCGAATCGCAGTCGCTTACTACCTGTCCGGAATGTCAGGGACGAATCGTTCGCGATGACGAGCACGGTGAGACACGCTGCGAAGACTGTGGGCTGATTTGCGAAGACAGGGCACTCGATCACGGTCCCGAGTGGCGTTCTTTCGATACTGAGGAGCAGGACGAAAAGAGTCGCGTCGGCGCTCCAACGACGCAGTTGATGCATGATAAGGGTCTCAGCACGACGATCGGCTGGCAGAATACCGATGCCTCTGGACGGGCCGTTCCAACGGAGAAACGTGCTCGCTTAGAGCGGCTCAGAACATGGGACGAACGGTTCCGGACGAAAGATGCCCAGGAGCGAAACCTCAAGCAAGCACTTGGTGAGATCCAGCGGATGGGTTCCGCGCTGGGGCTCCCCGAGCCGGTTCGCGAAACGGCCGGAGTCCTGTACCGCCGCGCCGTCGAATCGGATTTACTCCCCGGTCGGTCTATCGAAGGGATGGCGACCGCCTCACTGTATGCCGCTGCACGGCAACAGCATTTCCCACGGCCGCTGACCACGTTTGCAGACGTCAGTCGCGTCGAGAAAATCCGCATCCAACGAGCGTACCGTTATCTCTCTCGCGAGCTTGGCCTACAAATTGAGCCCGAGGATCCGTCGACGTACATTCCCCAATTCGCGTCAACCCTAGAAATCAGTGATGAAGCTGAACGAACGGCACGAGAGCTACTTGACGTAGCAAAGAATACCGGCACTCACAGCGGAAAGAGCCCTGCGGGATTAGCCGCAGCCGCCCTCTATGCAGCGACTCACTTGACTAACGAACAGCTCACCCAGGCAACAGTGAGTAACGCCGCGGATGTGAGTATGGTCACGATTCGGAATCGCTACCAAGAACTCCTCGAAGTCTACGCGGAGCAACTGTAA
- a CDS encoding winged helix-turn-helix domain-containing protein — MVRDSASSEDSPSLQNVLDALDDPDCRAILRVTTEPMTANELTDTCDIPTSTLYRKLELLSNASLVREQDTINPGGGRTTRYKRDFDDVTISMTEEDDFSVTVERPPRKADERLADIWSTMGDEL; from the coding sequence ATGGTGCGCGATTCAGCGTCGTCCGAGGACTCCCCATCCTTGCAGAACGTCCTGGACGCGCTGGACGACCCCGACTGCCGAGCCATTCTCAGAGTTACAACTGAACCCATGACCGCAAACGAACTTACGGACACCTGTGACATCCCCACATCGACGTTGTACCGGAAACTGGAGCTTCTCAGTAACGCCTCGCTCGTTCGCGAGCAAGACACGATCAATCCCGGAGGTGGCCGCACGACTCGATATAAGCGAGATTTCGACGACGTAACGATCTCGATGACTGAGGAAGACGATTTTTCGGTGACGGTCGAACGACCGCCCCGGAAGGCCGACGAACGGCTCGCTGATATCTGGTCGACAATGGGTGACGAACTATGA
- a CDS encoding DUF7521 family protein, with the protein MTWMGTAIVVVKTVILLLGSGITYIAFKAYRRTGAPSMRALGIGFGTITLGALLAGIANQLLSVSLEAGVLINSVLVAIGFAIIMYSLYLERG; encoded by the coding sequence ATGACTTGGATGGGGACGGCGATCGTCGTCGTAAAGACGGTGATTCTGCTCTTGGGGAGTGGAATCACCTACATTGCATTCAAAGCGTATCGTCGGACTGGAGCCCCATCGATGCGGGCTCTTGGCATCGGGTTTGGGACTATCACCCTCGGAGCACTTCTCGCTGGAATTGCTAATCAACTGCTCTCTGTTTCGCTTGAAGCCGGCGTTTTGATCAACAGCGTCCTCGTTGCAATCGGGTTTGCGATAATCATGTATTCACTCTATCTCGAACGTGGGTGA
- a CDS encoding cytochrome ubiquinol oxidase subunit I, whose translation MVDPVIASRLQFAITTIVHIIFPVMSMGLAPFLIYFTWKEVRSEQPIYEQLRRFWTRIFAVSFVVGTVTGLVLEFEFGTNFAAFSTTAGELFGGPLALEGMMAFMLEATFLGIFVFGRERVSDRLYFLSSIAVGLGTWLSAVWILIANSWMQTPRGFEVVVENGHRVVKLTDPLAAYLNPRFPYMFVHMQNSAVESVALFMAGVAAYYVFRHHVWGYPIEHIGFWEKTLKIALVALLITAPLQVLHGDAYARHVYETQPQKFAAMEAVWETESYVPEYIVAFPTDVNDLLDPRTKDLFGIGIPGGASWLASGGDPQATIRGLESFDTQAPPVAIVFWAFRIMVALGFWFILLAFWGAYRWWRGELFEDDLLHKALMGSSLLGFVAVEVGWIVTEVGRQPWVIQGVMKTEAGVSPGLTGAEATFTLLGFVTGYALLLGLYTYVVSRLIRAGPPADEDLQSSADSTATESEVTTSD comes from the coding sequence GTGGTTGATCCCGTCATCGCAAGTCGACTCCAGTTTGCGATTACCACTATCGTCCACATCATCTTCCCCGTGATGAGCATGGGACTTGCACCCTTCCTCATCTACTTCACGTGGAAAGAAGTTCGATCAGAACAACCAATCTACGAGCAACTTCGTCGGTTCTGGACCCGTATCTTCGCAGTGAGTTTCGTCGTCGGAACCGTCACCGGTCTCGTCTTGGAGTTCGAGTTCGGGACGAACTTTGCCGCCTTCTCAACGACCGCTGGCGAACTATTCGGCGGCCCACTCGCTCTTGAAGGGATGATGGCATTCATGCTCGAGGCGACATTCCTCGGCATCTTCGTCTTTGGCCGCGAACGAGTGTCCGACCGACTCTACTTCCTCTCGAGTATCGCTGTCGGCCTTGGGACGTGGCTGTCGGCTGTCTGGATCCTCATCGCGAACTCTTGGATGCAAACACCCCGTGGATTCGAGGTCGTCGTCGAGAACGGCCACCGTGTCGTGAAACTCACCGATCCATTAGCAGCGTATCTCAACCCACGATTCCCGTATATGTTCGTCCACATGCAGAATTCAGCCGTCGAGTCAGTCGCGCTCTTCATGGCTGGCGTCGCCGCCTACTACGTGTTCCGCCACCACGTCTGGGGCTATCCGATCGAACACATCGGGTTCTGGGAAAAAACGCTCAAGATTGCGCTCGTCGCGTTACTCATCACAGCCCCACTCCAGGTACTCCACGGTGACGCATACGCCCGTCACGTCTACGAAACCCAGCCACAGAAGTTCGCCGCGATGGAGGCAGTCTGGGAGACTGAATCGTATGTCCCAGAGTACATCGTTGCGTTCCCGACAGACGTCAACGACCTATTGGATCCCCGGACCAAGGACCTCTTCGGCATCGGGATACCAGGTGGCGCATCGTGGCTTGCAAGCGGTGGTGATCCACAGGCAACGATACGCGGGCTCGAGTCCTTCGACACACAGGCACCACCAGTCGCAATCGTCTTCTGGGCGTTCCGCATTATGGTCGCGCTCGGCTTCTGGTTCATCTTGTTAGCATTCTGGGGTGCGTATCGCTGGTGGCGCGGGGAACTCTTCGAGGACGACCTCCTCCATAAGGCGTTGATGGGGTCGTCACTGCTTGGCTTCGTCGCCGTCGAGGTCGGCTGGATTGTCACCGAAGTCGGCCGCCAACCATGGGTCATTCAGGGCGTTATGAAGACCGAAGCCGGCGTCTCACCTGGATTAACGGGTGCAGAAGCAACGTTCACACTGCTCGGATTCGTCACCGGCTACGCACTGCTACTGGGGCTGTACACCTACGTCGTCAGTCGCCTCATTCGGGCAGGGCCACCAGCAGATGAGGACCTGCAGAGCAGCGCGGATTCGACAGCGACGGAATCAGAGGTGACCACGAGTGACTGA
- a CDS encoding DUF2270 domain-containing protein, which translates to MTDSSDNADEEARSFREIGKGLLDEEMGPSSSMAHLYRGEIHRMKFWRERLDRTTNWAVIMMAAILTWAFSSRTNPHYVILVGWAALTVFLVVEARRYRGYDIWRSRVRTLQRNVFALGLDPSRELADPDWRYKLADDYDQPTLKITMEEAITHRLRRIYLPLFAVLLAAWVIRVTAFVEQPWPSSAAIGQIPGEFVTVIVSLYALILGVIACRPRTWYAEEELRTSDFRRDQ; encoded by the coding sequence ATGACCGACAGCTCAGACAATGCTGACGAAGAGGCTCGCTCCTTCCGAGAGATTGGTAAAGGACTGTTAGACGAAGAGATGGGGCCGAGTTCTTCGATGGCACACCTGTATCGGGGGGAAATTCATCGGATGAAATTCTGGCGTGAACGCCTCGACCGAACGACGAACTGGGCCGTCATCATGATGGCGGCGATCCTCACGTGGGCCTTTTCGAGCCGAACGAATCCCCATTACGTGATTCTCGTCGGCTGGGCTGCACTGACGGTCTTTCTCGTCGTCGAAGCGCGCCGTTATCGGGGGTACGACATCTGGCGCTCCCGCGTCCGAACGCTCCAGCGAAACGTGTTTGCACTGGGACTAGATCCGTCTCGCGAACTTGCTGACCCTGATTGGCGGTACAAGTTGGCCGACGACTACGACCAGCCGACACTCAAAATCACGATGGAGGAAGCGATTACACACCGGCTGCGGCGGATCTATCTCCCGCTGTTCGCAGTCCTACTTGCTGCGTGGGTCATTCGTGTCACAGCGTTCGTCGAGCAACCGTGGCCATCGAGTGCTGCAATCGGTCAGATTCCTGGCGAATTCGTGACGGTCATCGTCTCTCTGTATGCACTCATACTCGGAGTTATTGCCTGTCGCCCCCGAACATGGTACGCGGAAGAAGAACTGCGGACGAGTGATTTTCGAAGGGATCAGTGA
- a CDS encoding DUF7512 family protein has protein sequence MFGIETLSSTSQAAAQIGLVLAESIVLYVGYGALTQAVGPTVLDTLGGE, from the coding sequence ATGTTCGGTATCGAAACGCTGAGCAGTACCTCACAGGCAGCGGCACAAATCGGTCTCGTCCTCGCCGAGTCGATTGTGCTGTACGTGGGCTACGGCGCGCTCACGCAAGCGGTCGGTCCGACGGTACTCGATACACTCGGTGGTGAGTAA
- a CDS encoding sulfurtransferase TusA family protein — MMEDEIAESLDVKGQNCPMPVVKTKQAVDQLATDDVLEVLATDPGSMSDLAGWAETTDGVELLDQEEGDDVYKHYVRKTE, encoded by the coding sequence ATGATGGAAGACGAAATCGCAGAGAGCCTCGATGTCAAAGGACAGAATTGCCCCATGCCCGTCGTCAAGACCAAACAGGCTGTCGACCAGCTCGCTACCGATGACGTTCTCGAAGTCCTCGCAACCGACCCGGGGAGTATGAGCGACCTCGCTGGATGGGCCGAGACGACCGATGGGGTCGAGCTCCTCGACCAAGAAGAAGGCGATGACGTGTACAAACACTACGTTCGCAAGACCGAGTAA
- a CDS encoding YeeE/YedE family protein, whose product MESIIPLLAVGELFPRGITPYLLGGLLVGLGAAIIYLATGIIAGASTFLESTLSYVSDVPRFNRFKYVQSRGWRLVFTAGIISGAAIWGLVLHPGIWTTDVQWWRLLGGGFLVGVGTRLGKGCTSGHGVCGVGSLSNTSLVNVATFLVVAIGTAQLVQALGVSP is encoded by the coding sequence ATGGAGTCAATCATACCACTGCTCGCGGTCGGTGAACTCTTCCCCCGAGGAATCACGCCGTATCTCCTCGGTGGACTGCTCGTTGGACTCGGAGCCGCGATCATCTACCTTGCCACGGGCATCATCGCGGGTGCGAGTACGTTTCTCGAGTCGACGCTATCGTACGTCTCGGACGTGCCGCGGTTCAATCGCTTCAAATACGTCCAGTCGCGCGGGTGGCGGCTGGTATTCACCGCCGGTATCATCAGCGGTGCGGCGATCTGGGGGCTCGTGTTGCACCCCGGTATCTGGACGACCGATGTCCAGTGGTGGCGACTGCTCGGCGGGGGTTTCCTCGTCGGCGTCGGCACCCGCCTCGGAAAGGGGTGTACCTCCGGGCACGGTGTTTGCGGCGTCGGATCGCTATCTAATACGTCACTCGTGAACGTCGCCACCTTCCTTGTCGTCGCCATCGGGACGGCACAGCTAGTCCAAGCCCTGGGGGTGTCGCCGTAA
- a CDS encoding DUF6691 family protein, whose product MAETVRSPWFLPVIYVGGLVFGLGLAISGMARPEVVLDFLQFEDFGLLFVMGGAAVVTGITFAIATRSLNRAPLTGSEYTRRLKDFDRNVLVGGGIFGVGWGLSGICPGAAYASIGIGNYPILWSIVGMFLGAYAQGYWRTLRAGDAADGVESTAD is encoded by the coding sequence ATGGCTGAGACCGTGCGCAGTCCGTGGTTTCTCCCCGTCATCTACGTCGGTGGGCTCGTCTTCGGGCTCGGGTTGGCAATCAGCGGGATGGCCCGCCCCGAAGTCGTGCTCGATTTCCTCCAGTTCGAGGATTTCGGTCTACTCTTCGTGATGGGCGGAGCCGCAGTCGTGACCGGGATTACGTTCGCAATTGCGACACGCTCGCTCAACCGCGCGCCGCTGACCGGAAGCGAGTACACGCGCCGTCTCAAGGACTTCGATCGCAACGTCCTCGTCGGTGGTGGTATCTTCGGCGTTGGCTGGGGCCTCTCCGGCATCTGTCCTGGGGCCGCATACGCAAGTATCGGTATCGGGAACTACCCCATCCTCTGGTCCATCGTCGGCATGTTCCTCGGTGCGTACGCACAGGGCTACTGGCGGACGCTCCGTGCCGGAGATGCCGCTGACGGGGTTGAATCGACGGCTGATTGA
- a CDS encoding sulfurtransferase, which yields MSENTSDYANDALVTAEWLDDNLAKFSREDPEYRLIEADIDYDESYGNEHIPNAIGFRWGTHLQDSTQRDILKQDQFAEIMGNAGITEDSTVVLYGDESNQWAAYTYWQFKYYGHSEVYLLDGGRAFWEANDYPLTTEEPELQARDYTASGPFDNIRIYREGVDDALEIGVPLVDVRSAEEYRGEKIAPEGSPETAQRAGHIPGANNINWSENLRDDGRFKSKEELEKMYEDYNITGDSGIITYCRIGERSSITWFSLHELLGYEDVRNYDGSWTEWGNLIRSPVEVETDNSATRANEG from the coding sequence ATGAGCGAAAACACCAGTGACTACGCGAATGACGCTCTTGTCACAGCAGAATGGTTAGATGACAACCTTGCCAAGTTCAGTCGTGAGGATCCTGAATATCGTCTGATTGAAGCAGATATTGACTATGATGAGTCATATGGCAATGAACACATTCCAAACGCAATTGGCTTTCGCTGGGGAACCCATCTTCAGGATTCAACTCAGCGTGATATTCTCAAACAAGATCAGTTTGCTGAGATCATGGGAAATGCGGGAATTACAGAAGACTCGACAGTCGTGTTATACGGCGATGAGTCGAACCAGTGGGCTGCGTACACTTATTGGCAATTCAAATATTATGGACACAGTGAAGTCTATCTGCTCGACGGCGGTCGAGCTTTCTGGGAAGCCAATGATTACCCACTGACGACCGAAGAACCAGAACTTCAAGCACGGGACTACACTGCCAGTGGGCCATTCGATAATATTCGCATTTACCGTGAGGGTGTTGATGATGCGCTTGAAATCGGGGTTCCTCTTGTCGATGTGCGTAGTGCTGAGGAATATCGCGGTGAAAAAATTGCTCCAGAAGGAAGTCCTGAGACGGCACAACGTGCTGGGCATATCCCTGGTGCAAACAACATCAATTGGAGTGAAAATCTTCGAGATGACGGACGGTTCAAAAGTAAAGAGGAGTTAGAAAAGATGTACGAGGACTACAACATTACCGGAGATAGCGGTATTATCACCTATTGTCGTATCGGTGAACGCTCGTCGATCACTTGGTTCTCGCTTCACGAACTACTAGGGTATGAGGATGTCCGAAACTACGATGGGTCATGGACCGAGTGGGGTAACCTCATTCGTTCGCCTGTTGAAGTTGAAACCGACAATTCTGCGACCCGAGCGAATGAAGGATAG
- a CDS encoding MBL fold metallo-hydrolase has protein sequence MTEATPETDGAVESITPTELKARIDDGEDVFLLDARSEGDYAEWHIDGETVDIVNYPYFQLLDGIPEDLLADLPRDQTVTVLCAKGGSSEMIAESLEAEGYDVNHLEHGMKGWARIYEYTELDVDIDATVAQYQRPSSGCLAYLVASDGEAALIDPLRAFTDQYLQDLRLFGADLKYALDTHIHADHISGIRELATETGASAVLPTPAADRGVGYDLEYETIGDGQRLTVGNVELEAIHTPGHTTGMTAYRVGDVLFTGDGLFTESVARPDLEDPEAARNAARTLYESLHEKVLPLPDETVIAPAHFSDAATPTDDGTYTATLGDLRERMDALSMSEEAFVEFIVADMPPRPANYEEIIATNLGQAAPDDDRAFELELGPNNCAASDEALTN, from the coding sequence ATGACCGAAGCGACTCCAGAGACTGATGGAGCGGTCGAATCGATTACGCCCACAGAATTGAAAGCACGAATCGACGACGGTGAAGACGTGTTCCTCCTCGACGCCCGCTCGGAAGGAGACTATGCGGAGTGGCATATCGATGGGGAGACCGTCGACATCGTGAACTATCCGTATTTCCAGCTCCTCGACGGGATCCCGGAGGACTTGCTCGCCGATCTCCCAAGGGATCAGACGGTTACCGTCCTCTGTGCGAAAGGCGGGTCAAGCGAGATGATCGCCGAGTCGCTCGAAGCCGAGGGCTACGACGTCAACCATCTCGAACACGGTATGAAGGGCTGGGCGCGCATCTACGAATACACGGAACTCGACGTTGATATCGACGCCACAGTCGCCCAGTACCAGCGTCCATCCAGTGGGTGCCTCGCGTATCTCGTTGCTTCGGACGGTGAAGCGGCTCTTATCGATCCACTTCGCGCGTTCACTGACCAGTATCTTCAGGACCTCCGACTGTTCGGGGCTGACCTCAAATACGCTCTAGATACGCACATCCACGCGGATCACATCTCTGGGATTCGCGAACTCGCTACGGAGACCGGGGCGTCCGCGGTTCTCCCCACGCCCGCAGCTGACCGCGGTGTCGGCTACGACCTCGAGTACGAAACTATCGGTGACGGCCAGAGACTCACCGTTGGAAATGTCGAACTCGAAGCGATCCACACGCCCGGGCACACGACCGGCATGACTGCCTACCGGGTCGGAGACGTGCTGTTCACCGGCGATGGCCTCTTCACCGAAAGTGTTGCCCGTCCGGACCTGGAGGACCCGGAGGCTGCGAGGAACGCCGCTCGGACGCTGTACGAAAGTCTCCACGAGAAGGTCCTCCCCCTCCCTGACGAGACGGTCATCGCACCTGCACACTTCAGCGATGCAGCGACACCGACCGACGATGGTACCTACACAGCTACACTCGGCGACCTCCGCGAACGCATGGACGCTCTTTCGATGAGCGAAGAAGCGTTCGTCGAGTTCATCGTCGCCGACATGCCACCCCGGCCGGCCAACTACGAGGAGATCATTGCGACGAACCTCGGTCAGGCGGCACCGGACGACGATCGAGCGTTCGAACTCGAGCTCGGTCCGAACAACTGTGCGGCCAGCGACGAGGCGCTCACCAACTGA
- a CDS encoding DsrE/DsrF/DrsH-like family protein: protein MSTETNDGTQTSTETGETTDTLSREELQARIEQLETRLATVENTTGDDQQKMSIIATKGTLDMAYPPLILASTAAAFGYEVTVFHTFWGLDILHEERSKKLKLSSVGNPNMPVPNVVGALPGMDRVTTKMMEKQIKDNDTATIEELIETSLEMGVEFQACQMTIDLMDYDEADFYDGVTTGVGAATAIQDMAESDIQLLI from the coding sequence ATGAGCACCGAAACAAACGACGGAACCCAGACGTCGACTGAAACGGGAGAGACGACAGACACACTCAGTCGAGAGGAGCTCCAAGCACGCATCGAACAGCTCGAAACTCGACTCGCTACTGTCGAGAATACGACGGGTGATGACCAACAGAAAATGTCGATCATCGCGACGAAAGGGACGCTCGACATGGCGTACCCGCCGCTCATCCTCGCGAGCACGGCGGCTGCCTTCGGCTACGAAGTAACTGTATTCCACACGTTCTGGGGTCTGGATATTCTCCACGAGGAGCGGTCGAAAAAGCTCAAGCTCAGTTCGGTGGGCAACCCCAACATGCCCGTTCCGAACGTCGTTGGTGCACTCCCCGGTATGGACCGCGTGACGACAAAGATGATGGAAAAGCAAATTAAGGACAACGATACCGCGACCATCGAGGAACTCATCGAGACATCACTGGAGATGGGCGTCGAGTTCCAAGCGTGTCAGATGACCATTGACCTGATGGACTATGACGAGGCCGACTTTTACGACGGCGTGACGACCGGTGTCGGCGCTGCGACCGCAATCCAGGACATGGCGGAATCGGACATTCAACTCCTCATCTAA
- the cydB gene encoding cytochrome d ubiquinol oxidase subunit II yields the protein MTEIGSLASEPLFGLPLPELWFALLFFIFAMFLFLDGFDFGVGILFATRDDEHEQEQLLAAVGPFWDGNEVWLVVFGGTLFAAFPAVYANLFSRYYLLMFAILAALGFRGLAPEMYEEREDTQWRRFWGYAFIIGSTTTPFLLGMFVMNWLLGASALISLQGVLAGLAVVALTVVDGAAFLGLKTRGALRDDARTYGVRAAIGYLVLTGLTLGLVYSTTPSLRPSFQSPAIVGLVLLTGGLVAGYILAFRTQRYHLTFVIAAGLVFALVTLLAGLMFPVVDRAAELTIRDAIISTLPLNLMTIMASVLLPLVFGYFVVLYSAFSGPIESEETYR from the coding sequence GTGACTGAGATTGGATCGCTCGCAAGCGAGCCGCTGTTTGGACTTCCACTCCCAGAACTCTGGTTCGCGCTCTTGTTTTTCATTTTCGCGATGTTCCTCTTTCTCGATGGCTTCGACTTCGGTGTCGGCATTCTCTTCGCTACCCGTGACGACGAGCACGAACAAGAGCAACTACTCGCAGCTGTCGGTCCCTTCTGGGACGGTAATGAGGTCTGGCTCGTCGTCTTTGGGGGGACCCTGTTCGCCGCCTTCCCCGCAGTATATGCAAACCTCTTTAGCCGGTACTATCTGCTGATGTTCGCGATCCTCGCCGCACTCGGATTTCGGGGGCTTGCACCGGAGATGTACGAAGAACGTGAAGACACCCAGTGGCGACGGTTTTGGGGATACGCGTTCATCATCGGCAGTACGACGACGCCGTTCCTGCTCGGAATGTTCGTGATGAACTGGCTCCTTGGTGCATCCGCACTCATCAGTCTACAGGGCGTGCTCGCTGGCCTTGCAGTTGTAGCACTAACCGTCGTCGATGGCGCGGCGTTCCTCGGATTGAAAACGCGGGGGGCGCTCCGAGATGACGCACGAACGTATGGCGTACGGGCAGCCATTGGCTATCTCGTACTAACTGGCCTCACGCTAGGACTCGTGTATAGTACTACCCCAAGCCTACGCCCCTCGTTCCAATCACCTGCCATCGTCGGTCTCGTCCTCCTGACCGGAGGTCTCGTCGCGGGGTACATCCTCGCGTTCCGTACGCAGCGATATCATCTGACCTTCGTAATCGCGGCCGGGCTCGTCTTTGCACTCGTCACACTGCTTGCAGGACTCATGTTCCCGGTCGTCGATCGAGCGGCTGAGCTAACGATTCGCGACGCCATCATCTCGACGCTGCCGCTCAACCTCATGACGATCATGGCGAGTGTGCTACTCCCCCTAGTATTCGGGTATTTTGTCGTGCTCTATTCCGCGTTCAGCGGTCCAATCGAAAGCGAGGAAACGTACAGATGA